The DNA sequence AGGTATAGTTAGTGTGTCTCTCTGGATTATCAGGAAGCTGCTGGCCTGTGTCTCCACGTCTCACACTGGTCAGATCATCAGACAGATAGAGCCAGCTGTGTGCAGTGTTTGGGTCCAGAATGACAGGACTGAAGTGGACCTTGTCCCTCATCTTGTCCCAGACCCTGAAGGACAGGTTGCCCAGGTGTTTGGCCACATCTATCAGCGctcctgagagcagctgtggatCTGACAGTGAGCTCTGGACTCTGGCTCTGCTCTGAGTGTCTTTATAGCTGCTGAGGAACGCCAcgttgtgtttctgcagctcttCTTCAACAGCACAGATACTGTCTGACAGAGAGGAGATCTGCTCCTCAATCATCCtcatctctctgctcagagtcctcctcttctgctcctcttcctccctcagaGCTGCCAGTCTggactcctcttcctctttcaggAGCTGGTGGAGCTTGTTGAACTCTGCTctgatctgtctctctgtggacaACAGCTGCTTCTTGGAGTGTTGACTCACTTCTCTGTATGTCTCCTGCACTTGTTCATATTCGTCCCTCTTGTCCTGCAGAGACTTTAAGTCAGATTTCAGCTCGTCCTTCAGCTCACTGACTGCTTGTTCTACAGGAACCACCTTGTGACTCTGGTGGAGAGAAAACtcacagacaggacagacagctCTGTCTTCATCCTTACAGAACCAATAAGGGACATCTTGATGTTTAACACACAccacctcctctttctctgtttctttttctgtctcagatGATCCAGCTTTTTGTCTTCCTTCAAAGGAGTCAG is a window from the Plectropomus leopardus isolate mb unplaced genomic scaffold, YSFRI_Pleo_2.0 unplaced_scaffold8445, whole genome shotgun sequence genome containing:
- the LOC121940356 gene encoding E3 ubiquitin-protein ligase TRIM35-like, with product MAEKTALFESFLSCHVCSETFRDPVSLSCNHNFCSSCLKQFWEKAKNKNCPICKRKSSKEDPEVNFALKELADSFEGRQKAGSSETEKETEKEEVVCVKHQDVPYWFCKDEDRAVCPVCEFSLHQSHKVVPVEQAVSELKDELKSDLKSLQDKRDEYEQVQETYREVSQHSKKQLLSTERQIRAEFNKLHQLLKEEEESRLAALREEEEQKRRTLSREMRMIEEQISSLSDSICAVEEELQKHNVAFLSSYKDTQSRARVQSSLSDPQLLSGALIDVAKHLGNLSFRVWDKMRDKVHFSPVILDPNTAHSWLYLSDDLTSVRRGDTGQQLPDNPERHTN